In Temnothorax longispinosus isolate EJ_2023e unplaced genomic scaffold, Tlon_JGU_v1 HiC_scaffold_15, whole genome shotgun sequence, the following are encoded in one genomic region:
- the LOC139823646 gene encoding uncharacterized protein isoform X6 — protein sequence MHVKPKKRRHKLKVRASKLIAIKNQIVNNPIKCGYCGYIMNGFLNNLLKHSCYQAIYDSELHEFCMDKTGMLVIVNKQEISVGNDSSSKCINKELDGNELNEADDVENGEFSDNEYDDYDDIMKNDPSGKKLGKAVEVYGPFASGKYDESLIGLVQLKPALYDSRLPAKQRAKKVKADLWKLISNSFGGGDFTPVNASRRWAYLRGCYCKARNKLMKEKAAFKRSGAAANDDLKSSFRYYETMSFLNEPLTYKSIFQ from the exons ATGCACGTTAAACCTAAAAAAAGAAGGCATAAGCTAAAAGTACGAGCGAGCAAATTGATAGCGATTAAAAAT caaATAGTGAATAATCCGATAAAATGTGGCTATTGTGGATATATTATGAATGGTTTTttgaacaatttattaaaacacagTTGTTACCAAGCAATATATGACAGTGAATTGCATGAATTTTGTATGGATAAGACTGGAATGTTAGTAATAG TTAATAAACAAGAAATATCAGTAGGAAATGACAGTTCCAGTAAATGCATAAATAAAGAACTTGATGGAAATGAATTAAATGAAGCAGATGATGTGGAAAATGGTGAATTTTCTGATAATGAATATGATGATTATGatgatataatgaaaaatgatcCATCAGGAAAAAAGCTTGGTAAAGCTGTGGAAGTATACGGTCCTTTTGCTTCTGGCAAGTACGATGAAAGTCTGATTGGCCTGGTGCAACTTAAGCCTGCGCTTTATGACTCAAGACTTCCTGCCAAGCAGAGAGCAAAGAAAGTAAAAGCTGATTTAtggaaattaataagtaatagtTTTGGAG GAGGTGATTTTACACCTGTAAATGCTTCTAGGCGCTGGGCATATCTAAGAGGATGTTATTGTAAAGCTCGAAATAAACTAATGAAAGAGAAGGCAGCTTTTAAAAGAAGTGGAGCTGCAGCTAATGATGATTTAAAGTCATCTTTTAGATACTATGAGACAATGAGTTTTTTGAATGAACCTTTAACATACAAGtc